CATTTAAACtctcttattaccattatcccctattatttttatagattttcaaaatctcttatttcacacatcagattaatgtatcaacgtatcaaattaatgtatctcggacatcagattaatgtatctcacaCATCAGACGAATGTATCATATATAAAGTGTACCTCAGATTGGTGTGTTATGCATAAAATGTAATGCATCTTACTTAACGAttagtgtatctcgcgcatcatattaatgtattaatttgagaaatttctgtaattatgaaattataaggAACAATTGATAATttaccttaaaagtatgtgatttatgtctttttcctttttattttttataagtttaaGTTCCAGTATTAGAAGTACACAATATATAGGTCTTcgagttttaattttttaaaaattgacgCATCTTTCAGATATAAAGGGTTtgaatacattaatttgataattgGGGACGGCAACTGCTAGTCCGGAAATCACAGGGGTCAAAATCAAAGTTATgctaaaaaaacaattaatacaCGTAATACAATGATCTTAGATGAATTTGTTTAATTAAAGGTTAATATTTCGTTTTTTTCAATAAGTAAAAGAGTCAATTCGCTATTAGAAAGAATATCATAGGGAAAAGGAACttaatttcttgttttctttaggaaattattataggcaaaacatattacaaatttaacttACCATAATTGTAGTTTTACATCCAAAGTAATTCGGAAATTGGAAATCAAAATCGAAAAGGCAAAAGGAAGGTTGATGACTATATAAACCAGAAAAAATATCCTAATCCAAcacaaaaacaattttaaaaaatcaaccCTAGCCTTTTGTCTCTATAAATACGAATGGTGAAGCTcaacttttcataattaattttaaagcttgcattagtttaattaattaatttcatcaaataatGGAGCCATCCACTTATAGCGAAATTCACGTGTCTCCTGAAATTGTTTATGCTATAGGAGATTGTCCAGTTGACGATTTTAACTTGGCAATTAATGTAATTGTCaaatatgcttataattatgGTGAGAACACTTTGGAAGAGTTCAATTGTGAGAATACATGTTCTTGCAAGTACAAATCATTATCATGggataaaattgatgaaatgcTTTTGGGAACTAATTTTCCTTATCAATTAGAAAGGGTTAAGTGGATTAATCGTACTGAGAATATATTAGTAGCTAACAAGGATGATTTAATCAAACAAATTTTGGAATACACTCATCACAACATTGTTACATATCCTCCACAAGaatatttggatgaaattattGTAAACCTGATATTTGTCAAGCAAGTATTTGTAAATCCGCGAGAATTTGAACTTATAAAAGCAAGGATTGTTGCAGCAGATAGAGAATATTTTGCGGATTTACTTTGGAAATCAGTACATGACAAGATCATGAGAGTGGAACAACGAGGATCATCGTCTTTATACGAAGAATATAAATGTATAGaatatttcatagaaaatattGTAAATGGCATATCTGTGCGGAGCATGTGTTATGATGAGAATTACGAAAGGGAATTAAAAGTGTCCTTTATTGAGCAAGCTAGGAAGGAGTTTAGGTCACTACCTGTCGTAAGATCgaagattcaatttttaaagaaaGTAAGTTTGTCAAAAAACCATGATGATGCACTGACTGCAGAGATATCATGTTCCATATGCATGGAGAATTATTTACCTGATTCAGAAGCATACAGCATGCCTTGCAACCACAATTTTCATTTTAACTGCATTGAGACATGGATTCTTAAAGATCCAAGTTGCCCTATGTGTCGTTACAAGTTGCCAGCGATGGAGACTTCAGAGACGGAGCTAGAAGTTTGAGTTTataagttttgaatttataacGGACAACTCATATGAAACACATGCTTTGCAAAGATATACCAAAAATCTATTTAAAGATAAGTTTTGTCAAAAATGTATCACTGTTTGTAGCAAAATTATTCTATTATTGAAGTTATTAGTAGGGTCTTGGCAGTAGGCACCCAACAATTTCTATTTTCGTGTAGACAAAAACATCGTATATTGCTACAAGATACTTATATTCCTAATGGATGATTGAAAATTATACTAATTTGTATGCAGGGATGGCTTCTGATAACATTAACAAActattactttataaaaactttggagaaaaataatattctacTTTCGTGCACCACATATTTACTCATACGTATATTGCTTCATATTCCGAGCGTTCTGTGACTACATTAACACGCTTTTATTACGTTATAAAAACTTTGatgaaatttaacaaaaaatatttatagaagCAGAGAACAATCTGGATATAAAGACCACAAATTCATCAACACCGTCCATCACTTATTTGTAGCATTTGAAAGGATGAAAAAGTTGATACAAAAACTGTCATTGAGATGCTTAGCAACTTCCGTGACCAAGGTAAAAGACCTTCAACAActcttaacttttaaaaatactaaagcAGTCAGAAAACAAAATTACATTAGGAAATTACAAATAGGAAAgataattaaaggaaaattgtCTAGCATCATAAAAAGTACCAAGCCCAGGAAAGAACCATGATTAATGGGTTCTCATTTTGATTTCTTTCCCTGCTTCTTTTTTATCACTTCATCAATGTACATAATACCTTTGCCCTTGTAAACTTCAGGAGGTTTACAGCTCCTTACAGAAGCAGCAAATTGGTGTACCCTATACTTGTCAATCCCAGTGCAGCAAACCACATTGGGTTTGAAACAGAAGACACGAACAGCAGGAGGCACGGTCAGTTCAACCTCATGGCTGTAACCCAGCTTAAGGTACAAGAGACGACCTTCTGATTCTGCCCTAGCCTTGAAACCAACTCCAACAATCTTGAGAAAGCGGAAGAATTTAGCTTCCATTGGATGACTTTTATCAATCAGCTGAAATAGGAGATGACATGACAAAAGCTACATCACTAGgccaaacaagaaaaagaccTTGACAATAATACAACCGTAACATGCCAAATAAGAAAAACACCTAGACAATAATATAACAGCAGCAAAtttcagtttcaaaaaaaaaaaatcagtttcaaaaaataatacaacAGCAACATTCTTTTTCCACTATTGGAGACGAACCTGCCAAGTATTAATTCTAAAGTTAGGACATCTAATATAATGGTTCGTGACTAATACTCGGGAAAAACAACCACAACAGTAGAGTAGGAAATGCAATGCCACTTTGTGACTGAAAATCTGATTAGTCTCTTGGCTATACAAAGGAAAACTGCTCAAGGAAGGGAAGAAAACTAAATTGATTTtcgttcttttttttctttttgataatcATGGTGTCCAGACCAACTTGTGTACATCTCGATTGATTCCACGGGATACATATTACCTCCTACCAGCAATATGTACTAGTAACTATGTCACGAAGGCTAAACATATGGGAATAAATCACATAGTTTTTTTGTCTCTGCTGGGCTAGTATTTGAACCTAATGGTGCTCAACCCACTTCATTGACAACTAGGCTGTCCTTTGGGTGTGCAAAGtgattttcctttttgatcCGAAAATGGGGGAAGATTTTGTTTtcaagaaaatacaaaataaatgacaaatacatataattaactCATAAAATCAATTCAGACAGTTTGTTTTCACTTCTGAATAGTTTGTCTAAGCACTTTTACACTCTTCTTCAGCATAATTTGCTGTCAGTAGCTCCAGGGACTAATTTCAGTTTTCCTTATCCGATGGAGAGATGGCGGAAGAAGAACCACAGGCACTGgccaacaagaacaacaacttACGTAGTGTAATTCACAAGTGGTATCTGGCCTGGGGAGGGTAGGGTGTATGCCATTACACCTACCTtgggaggtagagaggttgtttccaataGACCCTAGACTCGAACCGAGCATATTGCATTATTCCTTTCACTGGCAACATATGCTCATTAAGGATTTTTTAAATGTCTATTTTtagcaagaaaatcaattcaaatttcATTAGTACCAACAGGTGAAGCAGATCTTTCAGTTCTACTTCTAAATGAAAAGAACTGGACCACTTTTAAAATGACCCTGATATAATCTTTGAAAATTGGCTGatgactaattttaaaataagattaacaATTAAAGCATGTGCATATAATCAACCTATTGTTATGCTTTGTTGTACTCTAGCAGGAGCATGTCCTCCATATGGTCTTCCATAGAAACTGTATCcaatgtttgtttgttttttaacaTAAGTAACTGTTGACTTGTATCCAtgtttttattctcttttttttctttttttttgtaaatggTAATGGTGTATTCTTCAGTATTACCatgtttttattctttattaatatGGAATAGCATCATGCTTAATTTCTCACCTATTAGCATGTCAACTTGCTCAATAACTCTCTATCATTCTTTGAGTTTCACAAGCAGGTGGTTGATTTACAATCTATGATCAGAAGATTTTATGTAGTTCGCACTTCAGGGGAACTGGGAACAAGCAGGGGTTTCTTCTGATGTAGATATGTAATATAATGAAAGGGTAAAGGGGTAAAATTAACTCCTACAATTAGATATATGACCAATTAAAAAGCTCAAATGATGAGCAACAACAACCATTCCTAAACCTTCTCAAGATGCAAAGAATAGCTAATTAGGAAATGCAAACCAAAatcgaaaaagaaaaagaaaggtttAAGTGCTAGTCTAAGAGGAATTGGTTGTTGATCTTCAAGTATTACAGATTATGCCGATTCTAAATCAGCTTTTTGTGTTTCGCAAACTTGTTTAAGTCAGCAAAAATAACATTTACCAAACCCCCAGGAGCAGTCATGAGTTCAGCTAACTTGCCAATGAGTGGAGCAGGGACTTATTCGACCACTACGAATAGAGTGTCATCCCATACTCTCACTTCAGAAGTgtaatattcaaataaattcattaaggGATTTCTTCGAGCGGCATGAAGGCATGACAATCTCCTGAGACGTAACTATGTTTATCACTCACCAAAACAGTCAGTAACTGTCAACTGAAAACTACAAAATCACACAAACTAGAAAAGAAGCCTAGTGAAGATTGACTATTCATGGCGGAAATAACAATCTCATTTCAGAAACATCACATTAAAATGAATTTCATCGAACACCTCATATGCATGACAATTTTCAGATATTAATTAAAGACAAAACCTAAGCAAATACCGAGCAATTCATTTCGATGAGAAAAAGGAGAAACTAATAAGAATGAGAACAACAGCATACCAGGCTTTCTCTGTATCGCTACCTCAGCAAACCTAAAAACCGCCGGAGATCCGCAGTTCACCGGTCAGTGGAGCGTTCCGGGGCTCTGTCCGTCAAcacaagaaattaaaaaagttgGGCCTAAGAGAAGGTATGAGACCAAAAGCCCACTTAGAAAATAATAGAGTAATCCTTTCATTGTCTTGTAATCCTTTTTAATCCTTTTCAAAACGAAAacgtttttttttaatgattattcttttttttttaattttaaacatgaCACTTTAAGAACATAGTTTATTTAGACATActcttaatttaaaaataaaaaatttaaaatattatttatttttcaaaaatttatatcaaattaaaataagacaAGTAATTAAATGAAGGGAGCAGTATTTGGGTACTATTTATTGCTAcggaaaccaaaaaaaatcacaaaaaagtttctgttgtaaaaaataaagcaaaataagacgagaaatataaaaaatgatagcAATAGAAATAGGGAGACAAGAGATGAgagtttttcttattcaagCATTCATCAAACTttcaagtgtatacaatatgaactcttatacctctatttatagtgtagcATAGAGACATACAAAAGGTTaatcataaacatgacattaacatgaatataatgggaaggttatgaaagtgaaatGTTACAAGAGTAATGATTATGAAGTTGGAGATTATGGTTATCTTCACAATGGAGAAGGTTATATAAGTAACTTCTTGAAGTAGTGGACATctacattatattattttataacagtttaaaagtattttattttagtaatttagaGACTTATCTCTGGTTTCAGGCCATGATCTCTCTTGTGATTTATGGTTTCTGTctacctttttaatttttattttattctacaTGATTTAACATATTTGCCCTTCTTAATATCATAGTTAGTCTCTTTCAATTATGGGATATTATTAAAATGACTCGTGTAGTCTCAACTAATATCAATAATATATGCAGTATAATCCTATAAGTTGATACAAGTAGGATAAAGTATACACACCTTATCCTTGTAAAGATAGAAATATAATCatggaaaaaagaaacaaaaaggaaGTCGAAAAAAGTTTCCCACTTTCTACAAATTAGaaattttaccatatatatGTTCGTCTATATAAGaagaatatttcattctataAGTGAACTAGTCTTTTTCACTTTGATGGAGAATATTTTTCTTGGAGGAAATATATTTCGAAATTCAAGATAAACAAACACTGAAAACAATTTCATCAGGAAAACTTTTGCGATACCGAACACTAGCTTACATTCCGTACAAAGAGAAGTATCTCTCATAAAAATGTTTTCTTGTGCAGAATATTTACCTTATTGAATCAATTTCCAAGTTGTATGTGTATCAAATCTTTCCTGATCACGATGGTTacatcaaatcaaataatttaacagtgatatttgaaaaaagaatGTCTTTCAGCCAGTATTTCCTTTCGTGCATTTTTCAATGTTCACTTCAGAAAGACAAGTTTATAAACTCAAAAATCTAGTAATCAAGTACATTTCAGGAGAGGTGATCGAAAGGATATTTATTCACTTGTGGAATTCCAGCAGCTAGAGTGCTTCTTCGATAAGTTTTTCAGTGAGACTTCTTGGGAGTCCCATAACACTGTCAGCAGTTCCAATCTACAAAGTATTGGGAAGTAACAGTATAAACAACAGGTCAGTAATCAGTTCCAAGCTTCAAAgagagagagtgagagagagagagggagacgAACCAGAGTGTCAACGAAGGGCAGCGTCAATGGATGTTCAAGCATTAAGCCACCAGCAACATTAAGTATTATTCCCTCCTCAATCTATACAATTGTACTAATAGTTAATGTTGCAGGTAAAGAACATCCCCTATTTAAGAACAGTCATATTTACCAGGCTGTCAATGATCTCATCAGGTATGTCATGGAAATATACCTGCAATTAGGCAGAAGAACAATACACTCCATGTTAAACAATCACTAGTTGTAATATTGTGTAATACTCCATATTACACAATTGCACTAATAGTTAAGTCAGCAAGAAGGTTTCCGAGAAAATCATGTTGCACCACAccatcaagaaagaacaaaTTCATAATAGTAACAAAAGGAGGGCTTAGAGAAGATCAGACAAGCTAACTAATAAACTGAGAGCTGTGAGGCAATTGTATTGGTGTTTCGATAAGCAGATAAAAAGGGGAAGCATTCTCGACATCCTTACAAACTGGTATGGTCAGTAAAAAGAAGTCTTGGGAAACGAATTCATGGGTGGAGACTGGAGAGAGTAATGTTGATGGGCTGTAATACACCAGATTCCATCCACATTCACCCTCTTTCTGCCTTTCACATAAAGCTGTAAATACACCAGAATTCATCAGCATTCACTCTTTCCTGCCTTCGTAATACGAAACAAAAGATCTCTGCACTTCCAGTTTTACAGTGGTTGAGTAGTACAACTGTAACAACAACCATTCTGATCATACTTGACAGGATTAAGATGGTTCAAAGATCCTGATGGTGAGGTAATAGCAGATACAATTCTCTATGCCAAAGCCTAGCAGAGATGAAAATTTAGAAACCTAggcaattttcaaaaattactcCCTTGTCATGCCTGGAATTGTAATGCTCATGAGTAATGTGTGCTAAATAGAAATCAGTCTATTCATAGTCTCTCTCCATTATTGACTCAACTTGTGCCTCTGTTTATATTAGTAGATAAGTCAAGGTTAAGGTCTCTTTCCACTCATAGACTTATGAACGAGCTCCCACTCAACATACAGTTTCCAGCTGGGAAGAATGCTATGTGAAGTAGCTATAAGCCTACAATAGTCACATCAATTACTGGTAATTTTGAGGCTCCAATATTATACCAGAGACCCAGTAATTCATGTATTCTAATGATCCCAACATTCAAAGACCTACGCCGAATTTCAAGGATGAAATTAATGTCACAATTCACAAAATAGAAACTGGAAAGGAATTTCTCTGCAAGAACTCCACTTGTAAACTATGGTTATTCATATTGGCATAAGGAAAGTTGGTAAAATCAGGCAATTCAGCTCTTCCTTGTTGCAGTCTGATTTAGCAAAGAATGTACGTTCTCTTTATTTAAAGTCTCGCACACGGTGGATATAACTACAAAATAATCCTTCTAgtttctagaaaaaaaaatcatttgtaCGGATGGGGATCAAATAAGCTCAAGTCACAGGCCGGGATAAGCATATACTTATTCAAATATCTATTATCAGATACCTGACATATCTTCGAAATGTCACATCACCTTAATCCTCACTACCACATCACATACACTTATGCATCAGATGCAGTTAAGCCTATTCACCATTGGAACATATCAACTTAAgcaaaaaatgtatttataaatgCATAGTTGTATTTCAATAGTCTCTCCATCATGTAGGAATTACTTCATATGGAGTAAAAGATATACCTCGGACCTTTCCCAAGCTCCTTTTCTTATCCCCTTTTTAAGGTTGGTCACAACAACAGATCCTACAACCGTGGCTTGACCACCAGAATAACCTGCAATTCATAATAACAAGAACAGTAATATTggtagaaaagaaaaagaataacctGCTTAGCTGAGATACTGGAGGAACTGCAGACGGCAAATACAAACATACTTTTGATGAACTGACGCGCTTCTTCCTTGCTTGATGGTTTTTCTCTTATAATTCCTTCGTACACCGCCACCTCGATACCAATAGATGTAGGTAAGATATAGCCAAAAAGATCTATTCTTCATCCAAGAGAAAAATCATTAGAAGGCTCAAGTATTCTAATTTTGCAATATGCCATTTAACAGTGATATTAAATTAAGCTTGTCAAATCATGGAGCAAGTGTGGAGAATCAAATTTCGAATGAATCTAGAGAGCAAAACAAAAGATTAGAAATGAGCTAACGACACAATAAATGTCAA
This window of the Solanum pennellii chromosome 2, SPENNV200 genome carries:
- the LOC107011393 gene encoding uncharacterized protein LOC107011393, which produces MEAKFFRFLKIVGVGFKARAESEGRLLYLKLGYSHEVELTVPPAVRVFCFKPNVVCCTGIDKYRVHQFAASVRSCKPPEVYKGKGIMYIDEVIKKKQGKKSK
- the LOC107011392 gene encoding maf-like protein DDB_G0281937; its protein translation is MAPKNLSFKIILGSSSMARREILADMGYEFTVMGADIDEKSIRKDNAEELVIALAEAKADAIMSRLKTTDQLEENTHSTLLITADTVAVYEGIIREKPSSKEEARQFIKSYSGGQATVVGSVVVTNLKKGIRKGAWERSEVYFHDIPDEIIDSLIEEGIILNVAGGLMLEHPLTLPFVDTLIGTADSVMGLPRSLTEKLIEEAL